The Punica granatum isolate Tunisia-2019 unplaced genomic scaffold, ASM765513v2 Contig00639, whole genome shotgun sequence genomic sequence atgAAGAGGAGGCATCGGTGTTGACTGCTGAGAGAGGAGATAGCGAGGAAGAGGAGGCCCCGGCTATTAGTTTTTctggaaagaagaagaagtcctCAAAGAAAGGAAGTAAGGGTGAGAAAACTTCGTTTACGGCCTCAGGTTTTGGTGCTTTAGATGACGACGATGAGGTGGATGAAGGGGCTGTGGTTGATAGTGATCACGAAAGCAAACCGATTGATGATAATGGCGACGAGCCTGTAATTGCTTTTACAGGGAAGAAAAAGCCCTCGAAGGGCGGAAAGAAAGGTGGGGCTGGTGGTTTTAGTGCTCTGGgtcaggaggaggaggagaaggaggcGGATGAGGACGAGGAAGTAGATGCAGTAACATTTtcagggaagaagaagaagtcttCTAAGACCTCCAAGAAGAGCGATGGGCACTCATTTACCGCATCGGGTTTTGGTGCTTTGggtgaagaagatgaggaggagaaggagaaggaagatGAGGACGAGGAAATCAGCAACATTACCTTTacagggaagaagaagaagaagtcttCAAAGGCCTCAAAAAAGAGCGGTGGCAATTCATTTAGTGCTGCTGACTTCGCTGATGAAGGGAGTGTCGAGGATTACTCTGCACTAGAGGCCCCTAGCGCCATTCATGAGACTGTTAAGGATGAAGGTTGTTTATTGTGTTTTTCTTATTTACGGTTAAAGATGTTAGCAATTCTTGGTAGCGAGTTGTTATCTTGTGTACTATGCCAATCGTGCCATGTCTTGTTCAATTTTTTCCTCAGAGATTATGTGGGTGCAATATCATCTTTGTCTTATCAGTAAATTTTAGCTTGGAGATATCTGTTGCGAAGTTTCTGACAATAGTTCCTTGTAAGAAACAATTTGGATAGAATTCTTTATTCCCTTCGAGCAGTGTGCATGCATGTTATAGCATCTTATATACATGCATCTTTAGATACTTTACTAGATATTCTACAATAAACTGGTGGATATTACGTAAAATGTTGCTGTAAGTGAGCACGTCCATAGATAATCTGCTACTTTCCCTTTATTGAACTTTAAGAATTTGAAGATATTCAGTGAGACACTTCATTGTGCATGTTTCTTCTTGGACATCTCTTGACAGGGTCTTTCTTAAGTAGATGGCTGGGGATCTAAGTGTGCTGTTTTGTCAAGTGGTTTTTTTCTCAAAGTAACAGAACAGATAGTACATAGCTCGCCTTTTGGCCAAGGGCAAGTTAGAATTTAACTAACTGATCGCCGGGCTGGACTAAATCCTTTTCCTTGCAAAGTACTGCAACCTTTGGATATAGATAGGCTGGTTTCTGTTCCAAATAATCAAAAGTCTGTGATTTGTTGATATTTCTCTAGTGATCTTTTCCTTGGTGGTGGAGATTCAGTGtgttgaaatataaaaatagaagCTACTTGTGGTACAGCCtgctttttttgaaaaatggaGAGAGAATAAATATCTGAATTCTTCTGCGTGCATTGTTTATAGGTAAGAAGAAGGAAGACGTGGTAGAGACTgcaaagaacaagaagaagaaaaagaagagtgGGAGGACTGCTCAGGAAGAAGACGACTTAGATAAAATTCTTGCAGAGCTTGGTGGAGGTCCTTCTGTTTCAAAGCCAGTTGAGCCACTTCCCAAGGAGGAGAAAGTTGATCTTCAGCCTGAGCCAGTTACCCAAGCAGAACCAGCGGCTGAGAAAGTAGGTGAAGAAGAACATTTGGAATCTGCTGctgcaaagaagaagaaaaagaagaaagaaaaggaaaaggagaagaaggcgGCTGCTGCAGCAGCTGTTGACGAAAAGCCTGAGGAACCAAAAGCAACTGCAGAACCTAAGAAGAATGAAGCAAAGGGTAAGGCTGCTGACAAGAAGGTTTCTAGGCAGGTCAGAGAGATGCAGGAGGCTCTTGCAAGGCGGAAAGAAGCtgaagagaggaagaagagagaagaagaggagaagcaaaggaaggaagaagaggagcGTAGAAGGCAAGAAGAACTTGAGAGGCAAGCTGAGGAGGCTAGGCGtcggaaaaaggaaaaggagaaggagaagctgCTAAAGAAGAAACAGGAAGGCAAGCTCTTAACTGCTAAACAGAAGGAAGAAGCTCGCCGGCTAGCTGCTATGAGGGAGCAGATACTAGCCAATGCAAATTTGCCATCTGCTGGTGATACTGGCAGTGCGCAAGCAAAAAGGCCCATTTACCAGACCAAGAAATCCAAACAAGCTCGCCAGCAGGCTAACGGTGCTGCCCCTGTTAAGGAGGTTGAGAGCGATGAACCTAGGGATATCCAGCAAGAAACTGTTAGTGAAGCTGATTCAATGGAGCCAGAAAAAATTGAGGAAGTGGAACTGGTAAACGCAGAAGAAAAGTCGGAAGTTGGTGATGCTGAAGAAGAGAATGGGATGGCGGAAGATGAGGACGAGGATGAGTGGGATGCAAAGAGTTGGGATGATGTCAATATTTCGGTCAAAAGCTCATTCgctgaagaggaggcagacTCTGAGCCTGAAAAGGTGGCCAAAAAGGAGAGAAAGGGTGCAGTTGCAGGTGAGAATTGTCGATATGTCGCTAAAGAGCAGTGATGGTtccttattatttatttatttttaattcttcaCCTTATTGGTGCTAATTCTGTTTGTTTTGCATTTCATAGTTCCTCCTGCTGCTACAAAGTTGAGCAGTGCTCCCAAGAAAGTCGTTCCTTCTGAACATGTGAAATCTGAGGAGGTTAAGAAAACCCAGCCTGAGGCTGAAGTTGGAGAGCGGAATAAGACAAAAGGGACTGCCCCAGCAAAAGCTGGCCCTGGTCCCTCTCCAACTCCTAAACCTAGCGGAGAGAAGCTTCGTTCTCCAATTTGCTGTATTATGGGGCACGTTGACACTGGGAAGACCAAACTTTTGGACTGCATTCGGGGCACAAATGTACAGGAAGGTGAAGCTGGGGGTATTACACAACAAATAGGTGCCACATACTTCCCTGCTGAGAACATAAGGGAGAGGACCAAGGAACTTAAAGCTGATGCAACACTCAAGGTCCCCGGACTGCTTGTTATTGACACACCTGGGCACGAATCATTCACGAACTTACGTTCACGAGGTTCAGGTTTATGTGACATTGCTATTCTGGTGGTTGACATCATGCATGGCTTGGAGCCACAGACCATAGAGTCGTTGAATCTATTAAAAATGAGGAACACAGAGTTCATAGTCGCGTTGAATAAGGTCAGTTTTAATGTATTGTACTGCCTGTTGCTACATTTAGTGTGTGATAGGTCCCGGCCCTGGGCGCTTTGATTGATTTCCTTGTAAAGTTCAGACAGCAAGAGATTGACTGTTGCACTTTAGAAGATGAGCGTTTAGTGTTTCTTTGAAATGGTAAAGGCAATAATTCATTAACTGAAAGGGGTGCCAAGGAAATGTCTGCACAAGAACAAGTTCGGAATAGCGAACCAAGATGTACTAAAGAAGTGCGTCTTGGACTAAAGGAGAAAAATGCAATTTCTTGTGAAAATGTTTTTAATTACTGTTCCTCTGCTGATTTGGCTTGTGCAATATTTTTCCTCTGTTATGCAGGTTGACAGGCTTTATGGGTGGAAAACATGCAATAATGCACCTATTGTTAAGGCTATGAAGCAACAAACGAAAGACGTGCAAAACGAGTTTAATATGAGACTCATACAGGTTTCTAACTGTTCACTCATATCAGTTGTCACTGTACTCCTGTTTagtaattttccattttttaattgaaattctTTCTGTTTGTAGATTATAACTCAATTTAAGGAGCAGGGTCTAAATACCGAGCTATATtacaaaaacaaagaaatgggagaaacgTTTAGTATTGTGCCTACAAGTGCAATCAGGTACATTTTTCTTCTCCGGAACTTTGTTCTGTAGCACCTGTGAAATTCTAACCACAAATAAATATCCAATTATTTTCTTGGTCTCAGTGGGGAAGGCATACCGGACTTGTTACTTTTACTGGTACAATGGTCTCAGAAGACCATGGTTGAAAAACTAACATATATTGACGAAATTCAGGTACATTTTGTTCCTTCCCCCTTCCCCAATGAAGTTGTTCAAGAATTCATGGATCTAAGTACTGATTTTGTTTCTTatttatggcagtgcacagtACTGGAGGTCAAGGTGGTTGAAGGCCATGGGACAACTATCGATGTCGTGTTAGTTAATGGGGTACTTCATGAAGGAGATCAGATCGTTGTCTGTGGTTTGCAGGTCTTGCATCTTAAAAGTCAAATTTTACCTTAAACACAGTTAGTTATTAATTTCCAATCTCTCACTTGCTGCTGTTTGCAACTTTGTATGCAGGGGCCTATTGTCACCACCATTCGAGCTCTATTGACGCCCCATCCTATGAAGGAACTCCGAGTGAAGGTGACATCCTCCTATTCCTTTTCATGCTTCCTCTCTCTTACCTTCTAGCTCTGTCGCAAGCTTACTACATTTTTGAAGGAAAACAAGAAAATTTGAGACTGGCAGTTTTACAGGATAAGTGAAGTATTCCCCTGCTTTCTATGTTAAGAAAGATTCTTGGACAGTTGATCTCCCTCCATGCCTAATTAACATTGGCCATAACTAGCTAGCAAgtgttattatttaattattgtaCAACTGATTAAGGGCGTGGAGCTTTTggcccaaaaaagaaaaatattaagtgCATTGATGTTACTAGATAGAACTTTGctttacataattttttcttcttgtttctcAATATTGTTAAACCTATAGCAGTTATTTCCATGCTTTGGTGATTCCATGGCTTGTCCAATCTCAGGGAACATATTTGCACCACAAAGAAATTAAGGCCGCTCAGGGTATAAAGATCTCTGCACAGGTTTGGTTACATTGACTCTGTAGCTTTTGACTTTTGCAATTTATCCCTAATTACCTTTGCATGTACTAATTCCCCGTACTTTTTATTCCAGGGACTGGAGCATGCCATTGCTGGCACTGGTCTATACGTGGTGGGTCCTGATGATGATATTGAGGACGTCAAGGAAGCTGCAATGGAAGATATGAAGTCCGTAATGAGCCGAATTGACAAGACCGGTGAGGGAGTTTGTGTACAGGCATCTACACTCGGCTCATTAGAGGCATTGCTAGAGTTCTTGAAGTCCCCAGCAGTAAGCATTCCAGTTAGCGGTATAAGCATCGGGCCTGTGCACAAAAAGGATGTGATGAGAGCCTCTGTGATGCttgagaagaaaaaggaatttgCCACCATCTTAGCCTTTGACGTGAAAGTGACCCCTGAAGCTCGGGAGCTTTCAGAAGAATTGGGCGTTAAGATCTTCATGGCGGATATTATCTATCATCTATTTGATCAGTTCAAGGCTTATATAGACAACAtcaaggaagaaaagaagaaggaagcaGCAGATGAGGCAGTCTTCCCTTGTGTGCTCAAGATTATACCCAACTGTGTTTTCAACAAGAAGGACCCAATAGTGTTGGGTGTTGATGTCCTCGAAGGGATCGCTAAGGTAGTTACTTGTTTATCATTGTATCTTGCGTGGTTAAGAGGATTGGTTTCACTTGATAATTTCGTTGGGGCTTTGCCAGATAAAAATTTCTCATTACCTGCTTTTGTGACAGGTGGGGACTCCGATATGTATTCCTCAGAGGGAGTTTATTGATATTGGCCGTATTGCATCAAttgagaataataaaaaaccaGTTGATACTGCCAAGAAAGGCCAAAAGGTGGCAATTAAGGTAATTCGGTGTTCCTCCATTGCTTTCCATAAGACTTTTCTGGTCTTTTTGAAGCAAATTAAATATCTGATTCTCTTATCAGATTGTTGGTAGCAACCCTGAAGAGCAGCAGAAGATGTATGGGAGGCACtttgacttggaggatgagCTAGTGAGTCATATCTCGAGGAGGTCGATCGATATTCTCAAAACGAATTACCGGGTGAGTTTCCTGATTTATGATAGCCTGCCATGGCTTTTCATTACTTGTAAAAATGTTGTCGGTGCTGAACATCTCGGATCAGTGATGCTTATGAAATGACATGTACATTTGCAGGATGATCTTTCCATTGAGGAGTGGAAACTCGTCGTGAAGTTGAAGAGCCTATTCAAAATACAGTAAGATGGTTACGTCCCCATGCTTAAATTTCCTGATCCGGATCCTCCCAGACTCTCCAGGGGTTGCTGCTTGGGTGAAGGATTCTTCTAGCAGCCGCCGGGATCAACGATGAGAAGGAAGAACTAGGATCTCCTCAGCAGTAAATTGCCCGATTTCGTGAGGAAGACCTGACCCATAGGTCGGGGGTTCTTTGACGATGTTTTTGCTCTATCAAATATGTAATATGAGGTTGAGATACGAGGTTCGTGTGTCGATGCCGAACTTTTCGGATGAAGAGAGATGGAAATAAATTTGGTATTTCTGTCGGCAGACgctaaaaattatttctggCACGTCAAGTTCTGTActtaaatttcctttttctctgaGTTGAGGCTTCAATGGTTTCATCAATTTTgagattttgtttttgttggATCAAATTAAAGGCCGTCTTTACTGTTGGTCGGAACATTATACACAATTTCTAGATACTCTTCAATGTCAGAGCCGCTGGTAATACATTTGTGCTCTGTCTCTCCAATTCTTAATGGACACCTAAAGAGCTTGTGGCCATTGAAGCAACTGAGTCTCAAGCCCGCTTGGTACAAACTTGGGAAACGCCAGTGGACTGTTTCCAACGGCGCATGGCGATGCCGATATGGCTAGCTCAAGAGGATCCATTTCCCACTTGGGAAGGTCTTTCCCTTGGGCGGTAACGGGGTGTTCCGACCGTCATACTCAAAACTACGAATCCATCTCCCGGCCAAGTCGGAGGCAAGCCATTCAATCTCGATCTACAGGATTCGCGTGGATCAATCCCGAAGACTTGGCTCAAGAAAATTTAAATGGTCTCATATTCAGAGATGGAAAGTCTGTTAGGTCCATAATGTAAACAATGGGCCCATTGAGCCTCAAGAAATCCCGTAGGTAGTCCAATATTGttctttaatataataattcacAAGCACATTAtcaaggaaaagaaataaaatggtAATTCTacctatttaataataataatcctcATAAAATTACCACCACCCCCACCTTACTAGTACTCGTATCCTAATGGACGTTATACCGTCTCTTAGTACACTAGACGAAAGCAAAAGGGATGAGATACATAATTTCGTACATTTAAACAGAAAAAGATTTACGTAAAACTTAATTAACCTtccatgtgatatatttaatCGACATTGTAAACTTGGATCAGGGTAACCGAATCTCAATTTTTGAAGCTTGACGTCTTAGATCACATCCAATTAATTCGTTCAGTTTCGGTTTAGAGTGCGCGGGAGCCGATCAATTTAGTCAGCCCGAATGTGACCGCCATTGCAAGCCAACCGCCTAGCAAGACCCTAAGGCAAGACCGGACGGTGGGTGCCTTCCCTAGCACTGCCCCTAACCAGCCGAACACCACTAGAGCGACAGTCACACACGCGATCACCACTCCGAGCCTGACCTTGTACTCCTTTATGAATGATGCCCCTAGGAGGGGCACCATTGCACCGATCGAGAACGCTAGGGCAGAGGCAGAAGCTGCCTGCAACGGGTTCGGCAGCTTCTCCTCCTCCCCGTCTTCTGTCCCAGCCACCTGGGCTCGGTCTAGCTCCCCGTTTCGGCTGTTGTTCCTCTTCATTTGGGCCAGCTCTATGTCCAGCTGAGAGTACACCGAAACGAACTCTCCTATGGCCATGCTGCAGGCTCCTGCCACGAGGCCCGCGAAGCCCGTCAATATCATGGCCTTGATATCAGTCTTGATGGCTCCAACGCCCATCATAAGGGAAGCAGTGGATACCAGTCCGTCATTGGCGCCAAGAAC encodes the following:
- the LOC116191972 gene encoding eukaryotic translation initiation factor 5B-like; the encoded protein is MGRKKPTARDDDNPAPAAKSKKKAVVIDDDEYSVGTELSEEREVPEEPVVITGKNKGKKGTSKAQQPKEEEEDVEMAVEEDDAPPPAVFTGKKKGMSKKGGGGNAFAGFGLLGDEGEDEEDEEDEEEASVLTAERGDSEEEEAPAISFSGKKKKSSKKGSKGEKTSFTASGFGALDDDDEVDEGAVVDSDHESKPIDDNGDEPVIAFTGKKKPSKGGKKGGAGGFSALGQEEEEKEADEDEEVDAVTFSGKKKKSSKTSKKSDGHSFTASGFGALGEEDEEEKEKEDEDEEISNITFTGKKKKKSSKASKKSGGNSFSAADFADEGSVEDYSALEAPSAIHETVKDEGKKKEDVVETAKNKKKKKKSGRTAQEEDDLDKILAELGGGPSVSKPVEPLPKEEKVDLQPEPVTQAEPAAEKVGEEEHLESAAAKKKKKKKEKEKEKKAAAAAAVDEKPEEPKATAEPKKNEAKGKAADKKVSRQVREMQEALARRKEAEERKKREEEEKQRKEEEERRRQEELERQAEEARRRKKEKEKEKLLKKKQEGKLLTAKQKEEARRLAAMREQILANANLPSAGDTGSAQAKRPIYQTKKSKQARQQANGAAPVKEVESDEPRDIQQETVSEADSMEPEKIEEVELVNAEEKSEVGDAEEENGMAEDEDEDEWDAKSWDDVNISVKSSFAEEEADSEPEKVAKKERKGAVAVPPAATKLSSAPKKVVPSEHVKSEEVKKTQPEAEVGERNKTKGTAPAKAGPGPSPTPKPSGEKLRSPICCIMGHVDTGKTKLLDCIRGTNVQEGEAGGITQQIGATYFPAENIRERTKELKADATLKVPGLLVIDTPGHESFTNLRSRGSGLCDIAILVVDIMHGLEPQTIESLNLLKMRNTEFIVALNKVDRLYGWKTCNNAPIVKAMKQQTKDVQNEFNMRLIQIITQFKEQGLNTELYYKNKEMGETFSIVPTSAISGEGIPDLLLLLVQWSQKTMVEKLTYIDEIQCTVLEVKVVEGHGTTIDVVLVNGVLHEGDQIVVCGLQGPIVTTIRALLTPHPMKELRVKGTYLHHKEIKAAQGIKISAQGLEHAIAGTGLYVVGPDDDIEDVKEAAMEDMKSVMSRIDKTGEGVCVQASTLGSLEALLEFLKSPAVSIPVSGISIGPVHKKDVMRASVMLEKKKEFATILAFDVKVTPEARELSEELGVKIFMADIIYHLFDQFKAYIDNIKEEKKKEAADEAVFPCVLKIIPNCVFNKKDPIVLGVDVLEGIAKVGTPICIPQREFIDIGRIASIENNKKPVDTAKKGQKVAIKIVGSNPEEQQKMYGRHFDLEDELVSHISRRSIDILKTNYRDDLSIEEWKLVVKLKSLFKIQ
- the LOC116191973 gene encoding vacuolar iron transporter homolog 4-like, encoding MASNQTPTLNGSTILGTNHTLDIEKIKEDDFDYSKRSQWLRAAVLGANDGLVSTASLMMGVGAIKTDIKAMILTGFAGLVAGACSMAIGEFVSVYSQLDIELAQMKRNNSRNGELDRAQVAGTEDGEEEKLPNPLQAASASALAFSIGAMVPLLGASFIKEYKVRLGVVIACVTVALVVFGWLGAVLGKAPTVRSCLRVLLGGWLAMAVTFGLTKLIGSRAL